From the genome of Streptacidiphilus sp. PB12-B1b:
ACTTCGGCCCTCCCGCCGTGCTCACGTGTGGCGAATGTTGCGTTTGTGGGAGCGGAGGTGGTTGCGGGGGAAGGGAATTGGAGCTGTGCGGGCATGGGGACAGACCTCCGGCAGTAGTCAAGGGAAGGGGAGAGGCGACTGAGGGGCGACCCGAGCGGTCGGCGCGCGAGGGAACGGCGGACGCGGGTAGTGGGCCGGGGCGTCTGGCCTGGTCAGCGGTGGTGTTCACCAGCGGTGCGTGAAGGTAGCATCGCTTCAACGGCGCATTCAAGTGCATCCCTCCTCATCCGTTTCGGTGCCCTGGTGGGGTGCGGGTACTGTGCCCTGCGTTTCCCGTTTTGGACGGGCCGGATTTCGGTGATAGTGGCGCGGAGAGGGCAGGTGGCCTGCGGTGACAGTCGGGCGGCGGGGAGGCAGGCCGGTGGGCGGCACGGTGCTGCTGACGTTCGAGGTCATCGCCGAGGCCCTGCGGGAGCGGATCCGCTCTGGCGGGCTGAGGCCGGGGGACGCGTTGCCGACGCAGGCCGTGCTGATGGCGGAGTTCGGGGCCTCCAGCCTGTCCGTCCAGAAGGCCATGACCCTGCTGAAGCGGGACGGCTACGCGATCTCCCATCCCGGCAAGGGCGCCTTCGTCGCCCAGTCCGACGTCGACACCGCCGAAGACCCCGGCAGCCCGGACGCGGAGAACGTGCCCGTCGTCGGGACGACTGCTCGTGTCGAGGCGCTGGAGCTGGCGCTGGCCGAGGCGCTTGATCAGTTCACCGCCCTGCGTGCCCGCGTCGAAGCCCTTGAAGCGGGCGGCACCTAGCGAGGCTGCTGACCGGTCGGCCCCTGGAGGGCCAGGGGCTGGAGTCGTGCGTCCAGATTTTCTCTACGAGGTTCAAGGCGGGCCCAGTCCGCTGGAGGTGGCCCGACGTCGCCGACCGACCGAGAGGAGTCGGCAGCACCCGAAGCTCCCACCGGCGTCGGTGGTCAGAAGTCCGTCAGGTTTGGGAGCGGTTCGACTGCTGCACGTCGTGAGCAAGTTGTGGGGTAAGCGGTGCTTACCCCAGCGCCGACCAGGGCCGGAGCAAGTTGTGTAGTAGGGACTCCCTTCGCGTTGCGCAGGGAGTCCCCGCCTGCGACCGGCCAGGGGTCCGGTCGCAGGCAGAGGGATCGGCCAGGGGTCCGAGCCTTCACTTCTATCGTCGGGGGCGTTTCCCGCCCTGCCGACAGAGCTGCCCGATCGCCGAAGGTCCCCGCCCTGCTCTGGCCCGATGCCTGCCGAGAGCGCTGGACCCGCGCTGTCTCGTAGTCCCGTGCCAGGGCGCGTCGTGGTGGTTCGCCGCCTGGGATGGGTAACTGTCAAGAGCGCCCCGTGGGTTCGTCTGTGCGGCGTACCGTGGCGCTGGAGGTGGGGCACAGATGACGACGGAGCTGGCGGACAACGTTCGCAAGTACCGGCGCAGGGCCGGGCTGAGCCAGGAGGAGCTGGCCTACGCCGCAGGCGTGTCGCCGGGGACGGTGCGCAAGGTCGAGCAGGGCGGGACGGTCCGGATGGAGACGCTCCATGCCCTGGCTCGCGCGTTGGGCGTCACGACGAGCGCGCTGATGGTGCCGGACGCCCCGGAACCGGTAGGGCTGGCGGAGGAGCCGAACCGGGTCAACCTGCTGCGGCTCCGGGCCGCGCTCACCCCGGCCGTCGGCCTCGTCGACCCCGACCCTGACACCGCAGCCGTCGGCGACGAGCCGAACGTGCCCGCCATCGGACGGTCGGTCCGCGACACGTGGTCGCTGTACTTCTGCGACCGCTACAAGAGCGTCGCCGGCCAGCTGCCGGACCTGCTGATCGAAGCCGACCGGGCCGTCGCCTACTACACCAGCGGGGAAGAGCAGCAGCAGGCCCTGCTGGCCCGGGCCGAGGCACTGCGGCTGGCCGGCAACTATCTCACGCAGGTCCGGCAGTACGACATCGCCTATACGGCGCTGCGGGGCGCGATCACCGACGCCCGGCAGGCCGGGGACGTGCTCGCGGCGGGGTCCGGGGTCGGCGGGATGTGCTGGCTGCTGCTGCGGCAGGGCCGGTTGGAGGAGGCGGAGCGGATCGCGGTGCAGAGCATGGACGTGGTCGAGCCGAGGATCAGCGGGGCCGCGCCGGACCAGTACGCTGTGTGGGGAGGGCTGGCCATGGAGGCCGCAGCGGCGGCGGTGCGCAACAACCGCCCCGGTGAGGCGGCGGAGTACCGCCGTGCGGCCCGGGTGGCGGCGGCGGTGGTCGGCACGGCGCACCGCAACGCCTCCCGCTTCTGGTCCGTCTTCGGGCCGGTGACCGTGGCGATGAGGGCACTGGAGGACTCCACCGTGGTCGGGGACGCCCGCGCGGTGGTCCGCAGGGCGGCCGAGCAGGAGGAACTGTCTTCGAAAGCATGGAAGCGCCTGGGCGCACCCAGCGCGGACGACGGGAACCGGTTCATCCTCGAAGTGGCCCACGCCCAGACGCGCTGCGGGGACCTGTCGGCGGCGATGGAGGAGCTCACCCGGGCCCGGGCAGCGGCACCGCAGTGGCTGCGGCACCAGCGCATGGCCGCCGAGACCATGCAGGAGATCCTGAAGAAGCGCAAGCGCACCCTGACGACCGAGATGCGCGAGATGGCCGCCCACCTGGGCGTCGTCGGATAGCTACCACGCAGCGTGGCAGATCCCCAGCCACCAGTTGCTAACTGCCGTGCCTGCCCGCTGGGGTGACGATCACTTGGACGACTACGGTCGCCGTGTCCACAACCAGCGATGAAGCCGGGGGCACACGGTGGCCAACCTCAGAAGTGACGCGGAGCGTGTGCGCCGCAGGGAACTGTACGACGCGGCATCCGGCACCGACGGCCCCCGACTGCTGCCATGGACCACCCCGACGGCCACCCCTGCTACCTGAGCACCGACGGCCGGGGGTACCTGGCGACGCTCGCCGACGGCATCGAGGAGGTCCAGCTCACCATGGGCCAGGAACTACTGGACCACGCCCGCAGCGTCCTGGTACCTGGAGCGCGGGCGCTGACGGATGTCGAGTACCGCTGGCTGGCCTGCCGGTTGACCGAGGCCCTGACGGACGCGCTCAGGGTCGCGGACTCACGCGGGCAGCGCATCCCCGACCCGCCGGACATGGCCGAGGCCGACGGCCCTGAAAGCGAGGGAGAGCGCTGATGGGCACGACCAACCGCTACCGGTTCCGCGAGTACACCGTCACCACCGTCCCGGACCCCATGGCACTGCCGACCTCCGAGGCCGTCTGCGTCACCGGAGAAGACCAGGACTGCGGAGCCGCCTCCGGCCAGATGCACACCCCCGAGGAACTGACCCGCTGGATCGCCGCGCACTGCGCGCAGACCGGCCACGCGACCTACGAGCGCACCACCCGCGCCACCCTCCGCGCCGAGCCCGGAGAGTGGAAGTGAGGTCCCCGAGCGCCAGCATCTCACCGAGGGCAGCGAGTGGACGTCGTTGAGATCAAGTGGTCTATACCTCTGACGGCAGTAGTGACGGCAACAACCACGCACAACAGCGCACAACCACAGACCCAGACGGACCGTCAAAACGCCGCTGACCTGCGAAGAAGCAGGTAGAGCAGGGCGCCGTGGCACACGTACTATGTACTTGCCGGTACCACGCCAGTGCTCGTGCATAACTGCAACGACCCACTGCAGGACTATGCAGATTCGCTGCGTCCGGGCGCGACGAAGCGAGGCCCGCATGTAGCAGCTGAATACGCCTCTCCTTCGGGGGAGACTTACTACGGCTATAACGGTCATGGATTGTCGCCTGAGCCTGGTGGGGACCTGGAGCAGACAATGCAACAAGCGGGTCATCATGGCGGCTGTGCGGAGGTTATGTGCCTAATTCAGGCGGAAGCAGCCGAAGGCCCGGAGGCCATCAGCGGCGGAACCATGAGGGCGGTGCGGGTTCGCGGGCTACAATCCCAGGGAACCGCACATGGGACGCCCATCGACCCTTGTCCGAATGCCTGCTCGCCGCTGCTTGGTATTCTTGGAATAAATCAATGAACTGACTTCAAGGTGGTGGACCGTGCCATCGGCTGGTCCACCACCTTGAACCTTGTCGAGGAGTGCCTCAAGTGACGTCGTCGCTGCTTCCATCATGGCTTCCAGATTGGGTGGGTGCGGAGGAGATTTCCGCCGAGACTAATTCGGATATTCTGCGAATGCGGGTCGGCGAGCTAATCGACTTGGTTTTTACCGAAGATACCATCTTCTTGGATTCTCTTTCGGAAAGCCTTGAATCTGCACTGATTTCACCCTTGGGAATCCTTGGGCAGATTCACGATATGGACGCTGATCCGGTAGAGCTAGTCGTGGCCTGCAGATTGGTGAGGCGTTCAGTCATTCCCTATTTGGACGGTGCTCCCGAGTCGCTGAGAATCCTGATTGAAGCTCTTCCCGAATAGCTGCCTATAGAGGCACCTTGATTCGTTCGGCTTCACGCCAAAAGCCCCGCCGGCTATTGGCCTGGCGGGGCTTCTGGCTTCTTGACGGCAGTAGTTGACGGCAACGTCAGCGGACGGATGCTGCACAAACGGGTGGTTCGTCGCCGTCGTCGGATCGGGCTGTGGGCTGGGTGGGGTTGCGTAGGGCGTTGCCAAGGAGGTCGATGGCGTCGCGTTGTAGGTGGAGTCGGACGTGGGCGTACACCGTCGCGGTCACGCCGATGTGGGCATGGCCCAACAGCTCCTTGATCACGACCAGCTCGACGCCCTGCTCCAGGAGGAGGGTGGCCGCCGAGTGTCGGAGGTCATGGAAGCGGATGCGGCGCAGGGCGGCCCGGTGGAGCAGGGCGTTGAAGTGCCGTGTGAGGGTGGCCGCCTCGATCGGCGAGCCGTCGGGCCGGGTGAAGACGTACCCGCTCGCCTTCCAGTCTGCCCCCACCGCCTCGCGTTCCTGCGCCTGCCGGTGGCGGTGCTGTTCGAGGGTGCGCAGCCACTGGGCCTGTCCAGTCAACGGGTCTTCCAAGATTTTCGTAGGCGTTGATCGTGTCAGCTGAGTAGGACTCGGTGGCGGAGGAGGGCGAAGCCGGCTCTGCCGTACATCTGCCGTTTGATGATTTTGATCTTGTGGTTGACGCCTTCGGTACGGCCGTTGTGCCAGGGCAGGGTGATCGCGGCCTCGACGGCCGGGCGTTCGCGTTCCAGGCCGGCGGTGTAGGAGCGCAGGAAGGGCAGGTCCGCCGTCTGGGCAGCGGTGATCCAGTCCGTCAGCAGTCCGGCGTTGTCCGGATGTGGGTCAGCAGGCGGGCGAAGGTGCGGATCAGGGTTGCGAGGTCGGTCATCTGGGGGCAGGCGGCGGTGATCTGGTCGCGCAGCGGCTGGTGCTGCTCGTGCAGCCGGTCGGGGTGGGTGAGGAGGAGTCCTGCTGCCCGGCGCGGGGACAGGTGGGCGTGGTCGGACTCGG
Proteins encoded in this window:
- a CDS encoding helix-turn-helix domain-containing protein is translated as MTTELADNVRKYRRRAGLSQEELAYAAGVSPGTVRKVEQGGTVRMETLHALARALGVTTSALMVPDAPEPVGLAEEPNRVNLLRLRAALTPAVGLVDPDPDTAAVGDEPNVPAIGRSVRDTWSLYFCDRYKSVAGQLPDLLIEADRAVAYYTSGEEQQQALLARAEALRLAGNYLTQVRQYDIAYTALRGAITDARQAGDVLAAGSGVGGMCWLLLRQGRLEEAERIAVQSMDVVEPRISGAAPDQYAVWGGLAMEAAAAAVRNNRPGEAAEYRRAARVAAAVVGTAHRNASRFWSVFGPVTVAMRALEDSTVVGDARAVVRRAAEQEELSSKAWKRLGAPSADDGNRFILEVAHAQTRCGDLSAAMEELTRARAAAPQWLRHQRMAAETMQEILKKRKRTLTTEMREMAAHLGVVG
- a CDS encoding tyrosine-type recombinase/integrase; amino-acid sequence: MTGQAQWLRTLEQHRHRQAQEREAVGADWKASGYVFTRPDGSPIEAATLTRHFNALLHRAALRRIRFHDLRHSAATLLLEQGVELVVIKELLGHAHIGVTATVYAHVRLHLQRDAIDLLGNALRNPTQPTARSDDGDEPPVCAASVR
- a CDS encoding winged helix-turn-helix domain-containing protein, which encodes MGGTVLLTFEVIAEALRERIRSGGLRPGDALPTQAVLMAEFGASSLSVQKAMTLLKRDGYAISHPGKGAFVAQSDVDTAEDPGSPDAENVPVVGTTARVEALELALAEALDQFTALRARVEALEAGGT